In a single window of the Streptomyces sp. HUAS ZL42 genome:
- a CDS encoding helix-turn-helix domain-containing protein, translating to MSRDHVQSAERPADGVEARASSADAPFLELLARGAPADAYERPVLLARAEGRPAERIEALERAKLLALRVRSELEGRRRREAELSALFETAHDLAGLRDLDAVLQAIVQRARSLLGTDVAYLSLNDPVRGDTYMRVTEGSVAARFQQLRLGMGEGLGGLVAQTARPYVTDDYFKDARFQHTAAIDAGVHDEGLVAILGVPLMLGANVIGVLFAADRRARVFEREQIALLGSFAALAAAAIDTANLLTETRSALAGLERANEIIQDRSGVIERASDVHDRLAELVLRGGGVHDVAAAVSQVLAGTVEFTEATAAPAEALEASRAEGHAVRHRDDWIAAVTAGGELLGALVLRGHPGLDPVDQRTLERAAMVTSLLLLARRSAAEAEQRVRGELLDDLLDARDRDPRLLRERASRLQADLDATHVVLTARLDAAPADADQEADARRRLWSAASHLAATRHGLAAARDGGTVLLLPLARGDTATDLARRTARHLGTAVHEAVTVGASAPVEDLAARPDAVAAAYAEGRRCLDALRLLGRSGDGAAAEDFGFLGLLLAGDRDIAGFVDRTIGEVVAYDERRGTDLLRTLDAYFACGMSPARTKDALHVHVNTVAQRLERVGRLLGDDWQSPARVLEIQLALRLHRLSAPSQH from the coding sequence ATGTCCCGCGATCACGTGCAGTCCGCCGAGCGCCCCGCCGACGGCGTCGAGGCGCGGGCGAGCAGCGCCGACGCGCCGTTCCTGGAGCTGCTGGCCCGCGGTGCGCCCGCCGACGCCTACGAGCGGCCGGTGCTGCTAGCCCGCGCAGAGGGACGGCCGGCGGAGCGGATCGAGGCGCTCGAACGGGCCAAGCTGCTCGCTCTGCGCGTGCGCTCGGAACTGGAGGGACGGCGCCGGCGGGAGGCCGAGCTGTCCGCCCTCTTCGAGACCGCCCATGATCTGGCGGGCCTGCGGGACCTGGACGCCGTGCTCCAGGCGATCGTGCAGCGCGCCCGGTCGCTGCTCGGCACGGACGTCGCCTATCTCAGCCTGAACGACCCGGTCAGGGGCGACACCTACATGCGGGTGACCGAGGGCTCGGTCGCGGCCCGCTTCCAGCAGCTGCGCCTCGGAATGGGCGAGGGCCTCGGCGGCCTCGTCGCCCAGACGGCCCGTCCCTACGTCACCGACGACTACTTCAAGGACGCCCGCTTCCAGCACACCGCCGCCATCGACGCGGGCGTGCACGACGAGGGCCTGGTGGCCATCCTCGGCGTGCCGCTGATGCTCGGGGCCAACGTCATCGGCGTGCTCTTCGCGGCGGACCGGAGGGCCCGTGTCTTCGAGCGGGAGCAGATCGCCCTCCTCGGCTCCTTCGCCGCGCTCGCCGCGGCCGCCATCGACACCGCCAACCTGCTCACCGAGACCCGCTCCGCCCTGGCAGGCCTGGAGCGGGCCAACGAGATCATCCAGGACCGCAGCGGCGTGATCGAGCGCGCCTCCGACGTCCACGACCGCCTCGCCGAACTGGTCCTGCGCGGCGGCGGCGTCCACGACGTCGCCGCCGCCGTCTCCCAGGTCCTCGCCGGCACGGTCGAGTTCACCGAGGCCACCGCGGCGCCGGCCGAGGCCCTGGAGGCGTCGCGCGCCGAGGGGCACGCGGTGCGGCACCGGGACGACTGGATCGCCGCCGTGACCGCCGGCGGCGAACTGCTCGGCGCCCTGGTCCTGCGCGGCCACCCCGGCCTCGACCCGGTCGACCAGCGCACCCTGGAGCGCGCCGCGATGGTCACCTCCCTGCTGCTCCTCGCCAGACGCTCCGCCGCGGAGGCCGAACAGCGCGTCCGCGGCGAACTCCTCGACGACCTGCTGGACGCCCGCGACCGCGACCCGCGTCTGCTGCGCGAACGTGCCTCCCGGCTGCAGGCCGACCTCGACGCCACCCACGTCGTCCTCACCGCGCGGCTCGACGCCGCGCCCGCCGACGCCGACCAGGAGGCTGACGCGCGGCGGCGGCTGTGGTCCGCCGCCTCCCACCTGGCCGCGACCCGTCACGGACTGGCCGCCGCGCGCGACGGCGGCACGGTCCTGCTGCTGCCCCTGGCTCGTGGCGACACCGCGACCGACCTCGCCCGCCGCACCGCCCGCCACCTGGGCACAGCCGTCCACGAGGCGGTCACCGTCGGCGCCTCCGCCCCGGTCGAGGACCTCGCCGCCCGACCGGACGCCGTGGCCGCGGCCTACGCTGAGGGCCGCCGCTGCCTCGACGCCCTGCGGCTCCTCGGCCGCTCCGGCGACGGCGCGGCCGCCGAGGACTTCGGCTTCCTCGGACTGCTGCTCGCCGGCGACCGGGACATCGCGGGCTTCGTGGACCGCACCATCGGCGAGGTGGTCGCCTACGACGAACGGCGCGGCACCGACCTGCTGCGCACACTCGACGCCTACTTCGCCTGCGGCATGAGCCCGGCCCGCACCAAGGACGCGCTGCACGTCCATGTGAACACGGTCGCCCAGCGCCTGGAGCGCGTCGGCCGGCTCCTCGGCGACGACTGGCAGAGCCCTGCCCGCGTCTTGGAGATACAACTCGCCCTGCGGCTGCACCGGTTGTCGGCACCCTCGCAGCACTGA
- a CDS encoding MFS transporter has translation MASAAASAPPTPANLKRIVAASLIGTTIEWYDFFLYGSAAALVFNKLFFPDSDPLVGTLLSFLTYAVGFAARPIGALVFGHYGDRLGRKKLLVLSLLLMGGATFAIGLLPTHATVGSAAPVLLTTLRLVQGFALGGEWGGAVLLVSEHGDARRRGFWASWPQTGAPAGQLLATGVLSLLTAVLSDTAFGTWGWRIPFLLSGVLVIVGLWIRLSVDESPVFQQALAQAEARKAARTTEAEKLPLVSVLRYHWRDVLIAMGARMAENISYYVITAFILVYATTSAGVSKQTALNAVLIASAVHFAVIPLWGALSDRIGRRPVYLLGAAGVGLWMFPFFSLIDTGGFGNLILAVTVGLVLHGAMYAPQAAFFSEMFATRMRYSGASIGAQFASVAAGAPAPLIATALLADYDSSTPIALYVIAAAVLTLVAVGVAKETRHRDLAEVEPVVDAEPATARTADARTA, from the coding sequence ATGGCCTCCGCAGCAGCATCCGCTCCCCCGACGCCCGCGAACCTCAAGCGCATCGTCGCCGCGAGCCTCATCGGCACCACCATCGAGTGGTACGACTTCTTCCTCTACGGCTCCGCAGCCGCCCTCGTCTTCAACAAGCTGTTCTTCCCGGACTCCGACCCGCTCGTCGGCACGCTGCTGTCGTTCCTTACGTACGCGGTCGGATTCGCCGCCCGTCCGATCGGTGCGCTCGTCTTCGGGCACTACGGCGACCGGCTCGGGCGCAAGAAGCTGCTGGTGCTGAGTCTGCTGCTGATGGGCGGGGCGACGTTCGCGATCGGGCTGCTGCCCACGCACGCGACCGTCGGGAGCGCCGCCCCCGTGCTGCTGACCACCCTGCGCCTGGTCCAGGGCTTCGCGCTCGGTGGGGAGTGGGGCGGCGCCGTGCTGCTCGTGTCCGAGCACGGGGACGCACGGCGGCGCGGGTTCTGGGCCTCGTGGCCGCAGACCGGGGCGCCCGCCGGGCAGTTGCTCGCCACGGGTGTGCTGTCCCTGCTGACGGCCGTGCTCTCCGACACCGCCTTCGGCACCTGGGGCTGGCGGATCCCGTTCCTGCTCTCCGGGGTGCTGGTGATCGTCGGCTTGTGGATTCGTCTCTCTGTCGATGAATCGCCGGTCTTCCAGCAGGCGTTGGCGCAGGCCGAGGCGCGCAAGGCGGCCCGCACCACCGAGGCCGAGAAGCTGCCGCTCGTCTCCGTGCTGCGGTACCACTGGCGGGACGTGCTGATCGCGATGGGCGCGCGCATGGCGGAGAACATCTCCTACTACGTCATCACCGCCTTCATCCTCGTGTACGCCACCACTTCGGCCGGTGTCTCCAAGCAGACGGCGCTCAACGCGGTGCTGATCGCGTCGGCCGTGCACTTCGCGGTGATCCCGCTGTGGGGCGCGCTGTCGGACCGGATCGGACGCCGCCCCGTGTACCTGCTGGGCGCGGCGGGCGTCGGTCTGTGGATGTTCCCGTTCTTCTCGCTCATCGACACCGGCGGTTTCGGCAACCTGATCCTCGCCGTGACCGTGGGCCTGGTCCTGCACGGCGCGATGTACGCGCCCCAGGCCGCCTTCTTCTCCGAGATGTTCGCGACCCGGATGCGCTACTCCGGCGCCTCCATCGGCGCTCAGTTCGCCTCGGTCGCGGCGGGCGCGCCCGCACCACTGATCGCCACCGCGCTGCTGGCCGACTACGACAGCTCCACGCCGATCGCGCTGTACGTGATCGCCGCCGCCGTCCTCACCCTCGTCGCCGTGGGGGTGGCGAAGGAGACCCGTCACCGGGACCTCGCGGAGGTCGAACCGGTCGTCGACGCGGAGCCAGCGACCGCCCGGACCGCGGACGCGCGCACCGCCTGA
- a CDS encoding cation acetate symporter: MTDFGSGTQATVLVLFTTLVTITLLMCVMAGPDRDDLTNFYTGYLSLTPFKNGLAIAGDYISAATVLSTTGIIALAGYDGYVLAVSTALSLVLLMFLLAEPLRNAGRFTMGDVLARNMPGRAVRIAACVVTLSATVPFLVVQLSGAGSLLTFILGIPHWAGARTASIVIVGSLMIIYAALGGMRGTALLQMIKIVILLGTSVVVAALVLNRFDWSPGEVLRAAQHGSGTGPAFLQQGLQLGTSAGDRLDFIGLQITVVLGVACLPHITMRLYSAKDVPAVRRSMSWAVGTVTTFCLLVIVMGTGAAALVGSRYITAADPQGRTSVLMLSQVLGGDPASAGATILYSAMAGMVFITLLSSVAGMTLAAASSLAHDLFAHAARRGQAEPRTEMTVAAGTSVAVGTVAIGLATLVQHWDVGVLTTLAICIGASAVAPALTYSLFWRGFTRTGLLATLYGGAACALVLMVFSKAVSGTPSAVFPDADFHWFPMQSTGLVSIPFGYLAGWLGSRLDHRRRAADSRESRQLYEESEARLLAAAE, encoded by the coding sequence ATGACCGACTTCGGCTCCGGGACGCAGGCCACCGTCCTCGTCCTCTTCACCACCCTGGTCACCATCACCCTGCTGATGTGCGTGATGGCGGGTCCGGACCGCGACGACCTGACGAACTTCTACACCGGCTACCTCTCGCTCACCCCGTTCAAGAACGGCCTGGCCATCGCGGGCGACTACATCTCCGCGGCCACGGTGCTGAGCACCACCGGCATCATCGCCCTCGCCGGATACGACGGCTATGTCCTGGCGGTCAGCACCGCCCTGTCCCTGGTGCTGCTGATGTTCCTGCTGGCCGAACCTCTGCGCAACGCCGGCCGGTTCACCATGGGCGACGTCCTGGCCCGCAACATGCCCGGGCGGGCCGTGCGTATCGCCGCCTGCGTGGTGACGCTTTCCGCGACCGTGCCCTTCCTGGTCGTCCAGCTCTCCGGGGCCGGGTCGCTGCTCACGTTCATCCTCGGCATCCCGCACTGGGCGGGCGCCAGGACGGCGTCGATCGTCATCGTCGGCAGCCTGATGATCATTTACGCGGCGCTCGGCGGTATGAGGGGAACCGCGCTCCTTCAGATGATCAAGATCGTCATCCTGCTCGGCACCAGCGTCGTCGTCGCCGCCCTGGTCCTGAACCGCTTCGACTGGAGCCCGGGAGAGGTGCTCAGGGCCGCCCAGCACGGCAGCGGTACGGGACCCGCGTTCCTTCAGCAGGGCCTTCAGCTGGGCACCTCGGCCGGCGACCGGCTGGACTTCATCGGACTCCAGATCACCGTGGTCCTCGGCGTGGCCTGCCTGCCCCACATCACCATGCGCCTGTACTCCGCGAAGGACGTGCCGGCGGTGCGCCGCTCCATGTCGTGGGCCGTCGGCACGGTCACCACCTTCTGCCTGCTCGTGATCGTCATGGGCACGGGCGCGGCGGCGCTGGTGGGATCGAGGTACATCACCGCGGCCGACCCGCAGGGCAGGACGTCGGTGCTCATGCTGTCGCAGGTGCTCGGCGGGGACCCCGCCTCCGCGGGTGCGACGATTCTCTACTCGGCCATGGCGGGGATGGTGTTCATCACCCTGCTGTCCTCGGTCGCGGGAATGACCCTGGCCGCGGCCTCGTCGCTGGCCCACGACCTGTTCGCCCACGCGGCGCGGCGGGGACAGGCGGAGCCGCGTACGGAGATGACGGTGGCGGCAGGTACGAGCGTGGCCGTGGGAACCGTCGCCATCGGACTCGCCACCCTGGTCCAGCACTGGGACGTCGGCGTGCTGACCACTCTGGCCATCTGCATCGGGGCATCCGCGGTGGCTCCCGCGCTGACCTACTCCCTGTTCTGGAGAGGATTCACGCGCACCGGCCTGCTCGCCACCCTCTACGGCGGTGCGGCCTGCGCGCTGGTGCTGATGGTCTTTTCCAAGGCCGTCTCGGGCACGCCGTCCGCCGTCTTCCCGGACGCCGACTTCCACTGGTTCCCCATGCAGTCGACCGGACTGGTCTCCATCCCCTTCGGTTACCTGGCGGGCTGGCTGGGCAGCCGTCTGGACCACCGGCGCCGCGCCGCGGACAGCCGGGAGAGCAGGCAGCTGTACGAGGAGAGCGAGGCGCGTCTGCTCGCCGCAGCCGAATGA
- a CDS encoding DUF485 domain-containing protein yields MTYPDDQRYPQPPPPHRPHPRTEPHGLTPRYESYGWHPGFDSSPSGHDDSPYGWYGAAPRQAPYAHEAHRPGADLADLRSAYRVLRRISTLTALGSFVVYVVLSCSAPGLMGSKIVGELSLGMAVGVLQLVVTFAAVFWYGRSARRSVDPLARAVRERSAARHAGMAK; encoded by the coding sequence ATGACATATCCCGACGACCAGCGGTACCCGCAGCCACCACCGCCGCATCGGCCGCACCCGCGGACCGAGCCGCACGGGCTCACCCCTCGGTACGAGTCGTACGGGTGGCATCCGGGATTCGACTCCTCCCCGTCCGGACACGACGACTCTCCGTACGGCTGGTACGGAGCAGCCCCCCGACAGGCTCCGTACGCACACGAGGCCCATCGGCCCGGCGCCGACCTCGCCGACCTCCGCTCGGCCTACCGCGTGCTCCGCCGGATCTCCACGCTCACCGCGCTCGGCTCCTTCGTGGTGTACGTGGTGCTGTCCTGCTCCGCACCGGGCCTGATGGGGTCCAAGATCGTTGGGGAGCTGAGCCTGGGGATGGCCGTGGGGGTGCTTCAACTCGTCGTCACCTTCGCGGCGGTCTTCTGGTACGGACGCAGCGCGCGACGCTCGGTGGACCCGTTGGCCCGCGCCGTCAGGGAACGGTCGGCCGCACGGCACGCGGGGATGGCCAAATGA
- a CDS encoding NADP-dependent oxidoreductase — protein MSATNRQIRLAARPVGEVKPHDWEHCGGPVDEPGPGRFAGRTRVISLDPAMRGWLDDRPSYLPPVGIGEVMRAGSVIEVTASNHPDFQPGDHVVGAFGVQEYVVSDGKGAMKIDTSLAPPSTYLGALGMPGMTAYFGLLDVGALKEGETVVVSGAAGAVGTIAGQIAKAKGCRVVGVAGGPEKCALLTDELGFDAAIDYRADDVRKALRRHAPDGIDVYFDNVGGDILDAALTRLAMHARVVVCGAISQYNNATPVKGPSNYLSLLVRRARMEGFVVFDYAERYPQAAQDISAWIADGRIKVREHVVRGSVDDFPETLQMLFRGENVGKLVLELA, from the coding sequence ATGTCCGCGACCAACCGCCAGATCCGTCTGGCAGCCCGCCCCGTGGGCGAGGTCAAACCCCATGACTGGGAGCACTGTGGCGGGCCCGTCGACGAGCCGGGCCCGGGCCGGTTCGCGGGCCGGACGCGCGTCATCTCGCTGGACCCGGCGATGCGGGGCTGGCTGGACGACCGTCCCTCCTACCTGCCGCCGGTGGGCATCGGCGAGGTGATGCGCGCCGGATCGGTCATCGAGGTCACCGCATCCAACCACCCCGACTTCCAGCCGGGTGATCACGTGGTCGGCGCGTTCGGCGTCCAGGAGTACGTGGTCTCCGACGGCAAAGGCGCCATGAAGATCGACACCTCCCTCGCCCCGCCCTCCACGTATCTCGGCGCGCTGGGCATGCCCGGTATGACCGCCTACTTCGGCCTGCTGGACGTCGGGGCGCTGAAGGAGGGCGAGACCGTCGTGGTGTCGGGTGCGGCCGGCGCGGTCGGCACCATCGCGGGTCAGATCGCGAAGGCCAAGGGCTGCCGGGTCGTGGGTGTCGCCGGTGGGCCGGAGAAGTGCGCGTTGCTCACCGATGAACTGGGCTTCGACGCGGCGATCGACTACCGCGCCGACGACGTCAGGAAGGCGCTGCGCCGGCACGCCCCCGACGGTATCGACGTCTACTTCGACAACGTGGGCGGTGACATCCTCGACGCCGCCCTGACCCGGCTGGCCATGCACGCGCGCGTCGTGGTCTGCGGTGCGATCAGCCAGTACAACAACGCAACCCCGGTCAAGGGCCCCTCGAACTATCTGTCACTGCTGGTGCGCCGCGCCCGGATGGAGGGATTCGTCGTCTTCGACTATGCCGAGCGCTATCCGCAGGCCGCTCAGGACATCTCCGCCTGGATCGCCGACGGCCGCATCAAGGTCAGGGAACACGTGGTGAGAGGGAGCGTGGACGACTTCCCCGAGACGTTGCAGATGCTCTTCCGTGGCGAGAACGTGGGCAAGCTCGTCCTGGAACTGGCATGA
- a CDS encoding SDR family oxidoreductase, with protein MTAAEREAALQGKVAIVTGGASGLGRATALALAKAGARVVVADLDARGGREVAETIGGHFRACDVSDLDANRALVDFAQQQCGGVDIAFLNAGVATGCGVGEDFDLARYRRAMGANLDGVVFGTHAVLPALLARGGGAIVATASLAGLAAVPLDPLYAANKHAVVGLARSLGSALAPQNVRFNAVCPGFAESRIIDPLRDMLSEQGLPVIPAEVVADTVLRIVTGEGTGECWFIQAGRDPEPFRFRNVPGPGKPADM; from the coding sequence ATGACGGCCGCCGAGCGCGAGGCCGCACTCCAGGGAAAGGTGGCGATCGTCACCGGCGGTGCCAGCGGACTGGGCCGGGCCACGGCGCTGGCGCTGGCGAAGGCGGGGGCGCGCGTCGTGGTCGCGGACCTCGACGCGCGGGGCGGCCGCGAGGTGGCCGAGACGATCGGCGGCCATTTCCGTGCCTGCGACGTCTCCGACCTCGACGCCAACCGTGCGCTGGTGGACTTCGCCCAGCAGCAGTGCGGCGGTGTCGACATCGCGTTCCTCAACGCGGGGGTGGCGACCGGATGCGGAGTCGGCGAGGACTTCGACCTGGCGCGCTACCGTCGCGCGATGGGGGCCAACCTCGACGGCGTGGTCTTCGGCACCCATGCGGTACTGCCGGCGCTTCTGGCCCGCGGCGGAGGGGCGATCGTGGCGACCGCCTCCCTTGCGGGCCTGGCGGCGGTACCGCTGGATCCGCTGTATGCGGCCAACAAGCATGCGGTCGTGGGGCTGGCACGCTCCTTGGGATCGGCTCTCGCGCCGCAGAACGTGCGCTTCAACGCCGTCTGCCCGGGGTTCGCCGAGTCGCGGATCATCGATCCGCTGCGCGACATGCTCTCGGAGCAGGGACTGCCGGTCATCCCGGCCGAGGTCGTGGCGGACACGGTGCTGCGGATCGTCACCGGCGAAGGCACCGGGGAGTGCTGGTTCATCCAGGCCGGACGCGACCCGGAGCCGTTCCGTTTCCGTAACGTGCCTGGTCCGGGCAAGCCCGCCGACATGTGA
- a CDS encoding maleylpyruvate isomerase family mycothiol-dependent enzyme, translated as MHTSGHTGQASVVTPVDHRTAVATETARFVAAVKDADLATAVPSCPGWTLADLVKHTGSVQRWFSALLRARIQEPPRGRDVDLRLPEQEDGYADWLAESVTVAADAFAVTDPNLPMWAWGVDQHARFWARRMLFETLVHRADAELALGLRPGIDRPVAVDGIDEFLVNLPFATFFAPEVANLRGPDKTIRFRTTDGDDSWLVRLRPDGFGLETAHPAADTADATVRGTAADLLLLVYGRLPYEAAALAHEGDEPLLAHWFAHSAF; from the coding sequence ATGCACACGTCCGGCCACACCGGCCAAGCATCCGTTGTCACCCCGGTCGATCACCGAACGGCGGTCGCGACGGAGACCGCCCGGTTCGTCGCAGCGGTCAAGGACGCCGACCTGGCCACAGCGGTGCCCAGCTGCCCCGGCTGGACGCTCGCCGACCTGGTCAAGCACACAGGCAGCGTCCAGCGCTGGTTCTCGGCCCTCTTGCGGGCGCGCATCCAGGAACCCCCACGGGGGCGCGATGTGGACCTGCGGCTCCCGGAGCAGGAGGACGGATACGCCGACTGGCTGGCCGAGAGCGTGACCGTGGCCGCGGACGCCTTCGCAGTCACCGACCCGAACCTGCCGATGTGGGCGTGGGGCGTGGACCAGCACGCCCGCTTCTGGGCACGCCGCATGCTCTTCGAGACCCTGGTGCACCGGGCCGACGCCGAGCTCGCACTGGGCCTCCGGCCCGGCATCGACCGCCCGGTCGCCGTCGACGGGATCGACGAGTTCCTTGTCAACCTGCCCTTCGCCACCTTCTTCGCCCCCGAGGTGGCCAACCTGCGCGGCCCCGACAAGACCATCCGGTTCCGCACGACCGACGGAGACGATTCCTGGCTCGTTCGCCTGAGGCCCGACGGCTTCGGACTGGAGACGGCCCATCCGGCCGCGGACACCGCTGATGCCACCGTCCGGGGAACCGCAGCCGACCTGCTCCTGCTCGTTTACGGCCGCCTGCCCTACGAGGCAGCGGCTCTTGCCCACGAGGGGGACGAGCCGCTGCTGGCTCACTGGTTCGCCCACTCCGCCTTCTGA
- the katG gene encoding catalase/peroxidase HPI: protein MSGSESENPAIPSPTPTSTRPRTNRDWWPNQLDLQVLHQHSPRSNPMGEDFDYAEEFSTLDVDALKRDIFEVMTTSQDWWPADYGHYGPLLIRMSWHAAGTYRIADGRGGGGSGAQRFAPLNSWPDNASLDKARRLLWPVKQKYGRKISWADLLVFAGNCAMESMGFKTFGFGFGREDIWEPEEIFWGPEDVWLGDERYSGDRELASPFGAVQMGLIYVNPEGPNGNPDPIAAARDIRETFGRMAMNDEETVALIVGGHTFGKCHGAVDPSYIGPEPEAAPIEQQGLGWRNTYGSGKGAHALTSGLEGAWTTKPTTWDNGYLDNLFGYDWELTTSPAGAKQWTPTDPSAQNTVPDAHDPSKRHAPMMLTTDLSLKLDPIYGPIAKRFHENPDDVATAFAKAWYKLLHRDMGPLSRYLGPWVPEPQLWQDPVPEVDHELVADEDIAALKSAILTSGLSVSQLVTTAWASAASFRGTDKRGGANGARIRLAPQRDWEINDLPEVREVVETLERIRQDFNGSHDGKKVSLADLIVLGGCAAVEQAARNAGHDITVPFAPGRTDASQEQTDVESFAVLEPRADGFRNYLRTGEKLSPETLLLDRANLLTLTAPEMTVLVGGMRALNTGFERSPHGVLTHRPETLTNDFFVNLLDMGTEWKASVSTENVFEGRDHATGEVKWTATAVDLVFGSNSHLRALSEVYASNDAGEKFVRDFVAAWDKVMNLDRFDLR, encoded by the coding sequence GTGTCCGGCAGCGAAAGCGAGAACCCAGCAATTCCCTCCCCGACGCCCACGTCGACCCGACCCAGAACAAACCGGGACTGGTGGCCGAATCAGCTGGACCTTCAGGTTCTCCACCAGCACTCGCCCCGGTCCAATCCGATGGGCGAGGACTTCGACTACGCGGAGGAGTTCTCGACCCTCGACGTCGACGCGCTGAAGCGGGACATCTTCGAGGTGATGACGACGTCCCAGGACTGGTGGCCTGCCGACTACGGCCACTACGGGCCGCTTCTCATCCGGATGAGTTGGCATGCCGCCGGGACGTACCGCATCGCCGACGGCCGGGGCGGTGGCGGCTCCGGCGCTCAGCGCTTCGCCCCCCTCAACAGCTGGCCGGACAACGCCAGCCTCGACAAAGCCCGCCGTCTGCTCTGGCCGGTCAAGCAGAAGTACGGTCGGAAAATCTCCTGGGCCGACCTCCTGGTCTTCGCCGGTAACTGTGCCATGGAGTCGATGGGCTTCAAGACGTTCGGCTTCGGATTCGGGCGAGAGGACATCTGGGAACCCGAGGAAATCTTCTGGGGACCCGAGGACGTCTGGCTCGGGGATGAGCGCTACAGCGGCGACAGGGAACTCGCGAGTCCTTTTGGCGCCGTGCAGATGGGACTGATCTACGTCAATCCGGAGGGGCCCAACGGCAACCCGGATCCGATCGCCGCCGCCAGGGACATTCGCGAGACGTTCGGGCGTATGGCGATGAATGACGAGGAGACGGTTGCCCTCATCGTCGGCGGCCACACGTTCGGCAAGTGTCACGGTGCGGTCGATCCCTCGTACATCGGCCCGGAACCCGAGGCCGCCCCCATCGAGCAACAAGGCCTGGGGTGGAGGAACACGTACGGCAGCGGCAAAGGTGCCCACGCGCTCACCAGTGGGCTTGAGGGCGCATGGACCACCAAGCCGACGACCTGGGACAACGGGTACCTGGACAACCTGTTCGGATACGACTGGGAGCTGACGACCAGCCCCGCCGGCGCAAAGCAGTGGACTCCCACGGACCCCTCGGCCCAGAACACTGTGCCTGATGCACACGATCCGTCGAAGCGGCACGCGCCCATGATGCTGACCACGGACCTCTCGCTGAAGCTGGACCCGATCTACGGACCGATCGCGAAGCGGTTCCACGAGAACCCGGACGACGTCGCGACGGCGTTCGCCAAGGCGTGGTACAAGCTGTTGCACCGCGACATGGGCCCCCTCTCGCGTTACCTCGGCCCGTGGGTTCCCGAGCCGCAGCTGTGGCAGGACCCCGTCCCCGAGGTCGATCACGAGCTGGTCGCGGACGAGGACATCGCCGCCCTCAAGAGCGCGATCCTCACCTCGGGACTGTCCGTCTCCCAGCTGGTCACCACCGCTTGGGCGTCGGCGGCGAGCTTCCGCGGCACCGACAAGCGCGGCGGGGCCAACGGAGCACGGATCCGACTCGCGCCGCAAAGGGACTGGGAGATCAACGATCTGCCCGAAGTGAGGGAGGTGGTGGAGACCCTCGAGCGGATCCGGCAGGACTTCAACGGCTCACACGACGGAAAGAAGGTGTCGCTCGCCGACCTGATCGTCCTGGGCGGATGCGCGGCCGTCGAGCAGGCCGCGAGGAACGCCGGGCACGACATCACGGTCCCGTTCGCGCCGGGACGCACCGACGCCTCGCAGGAGCAGACCGACGTCGAGTCCTTCGCCGTACTCGAACCCAGGGCGGACGGGTTCCGCAACTACCTCCGGACAGGAGAGAAGCTGTCACCGGAGACCCTCCTGCTGGACCGCGCCAACCTGTTGACACTGACCGCTCCCGAAATGACGGTTCTGGTCGGCGGCATGCGGGCCCTGAACACCGGCTTCGAGCGTTCCCCGCACGGCGTCCTCACCCACCGGCCGGAGACATTGACCAACGACTTCTTCGTCAACCTGCTCGACATGGGCACGGAGTGGAAGGCGTCGGTCTCCACCGAGAACGTGTTCGAAGGTCGGGATCATGCGACGGGCGAGGTCAAGTGGACCGCAACCGCCGTCGACCTCGTCTTCGGTTCGAACTCCCATCTCCGAGCGCTCTCGGAGGTCTACGCGTCCAACGACGCCGGCGAGAAGTTCGTGCGTGACTTCGTTGCGGCGTGGGACAAGGTGATGAATCTCGATCGGTTCGACCTCCGCTGA